The following are encoded together in the Thermococcus sibiricus MM 739 genome:
- a CDS encoding DNA-directed RNA polymerase subunit A', whose protein sequence is MHSMKKVIGSIEFGVLSPQEIRKMSAAEITVPDTYSEDGYPIDGGLMDRRLGVIDPNLRCETCGANYKECPGHFGHIELARPVIHVGFAKTIYRTLESTCRECGRIKLTDEEIEDYFGKLNINEARKSEIDALISEIHKKAKERMVCPHCGAPQFSIKFERPTIYWELRTDEEGNEYRHRMMPSEIRDRLEKIPDKDLPLLGLNPENSRPEWMVLTVLPVPPVSVRPSITLESGIRAEDDLTHKLVDIIRINARLKQNIEAGAPQLIIEDLWDLLQYHVTTYFDNETSGIPPAKHKSGRPLKTLAQRLKGKEGRFRKNLSGKRVNFSARTVISPDPMISINEVGVPLIVAMELTVPEKVTDFNLEKLRKMILNGPEKYPGANYVIDPQGRRIRLMESNLETIADMIDIGWTVERHLMNGDVVLFNRQPSLHRMSIMAHRVRVMPYKTFRLNLAVCPPYNADFDGDEMNLHVPQTEEAQAEARILMEVQNHILSPRYGGPIIGGIQDHISGGYLLTREGAYFTKYEVEHMLMFAGVEVKELPKPDKVENGIEYWSGKTVFSLLLPENLTIWYRNKLCDDPSQCEPIEKLIEEKLIPSEKEVKKVATDGFVYILKGKLLSGAIDKKAYGREDGELLNIIVREYGVERARQFLDQVTKLAIWVITHKGFTTGIDDEDLPGEAKARIKEIIMEAEGKVQRLIEAYKNGELEPLPGKTLEETLESRIMAVLSEARDNAGKVAERYLGMNNHTVIMAKTGARGKILNITQMAAILGQQSIRGKRLYRGYRSRVLSHFKAGDLGARAKGFIVNSYKSGLTPQEYFFHAMGGREGLVDTAVRTAQSGYMQRRLINALQDLKVDYDGTVRDPTGIVVQFRYGEDGVDPMKSWGGRTVNIDRIVTRTLIKLREKG, encoded by the coding sequence ATGCACTCAATGAAAAAAGTTATTGGAAGTATTGAGTTTGGTGTGCTTTCCCCTCAAGAGATTAGAAAAATGAGTGCTGCGGAGATAACAGTCCCTGATACCTATTCAGAAGACGGTTATCCAATAGATGGGGGCCTAATGGACAGAAGATTAGGAGTTATAGATCCCAACCTTAGATGTGAGACATGTGGGGCCAATTATAAAGAGTGTCCTGGACATTTTGGTCATATAGAGCTTGCAAGACCAGTTATTCATGTTGGATTTGCTAAAACAATTTACAGAACATTGGAAAGTACTTGTAGAGAATGTGGAAGGATTAAGTTAACGGATGAAGAAATTGAAGACTATTTCGGTAAATTAAATATAAATGAGGCTAGAAAAAGTGAGATTGATGCGTTAATATCAGAGATACACAAAAAGGCAAAAGAAAGAATGGTATGTCCTCATTGCGGGGCTCCTCAATTTTCAATTAAATTTGAGAGACCAACAATATACTGGGAATTGAGGACTGATGAAGAAGGAAACGAATACAGGCACAGAATGATGCCAAGTGAGATAAGAGACAGGCTTGAGAAAATCCCAGATAAGGACTTACCCCTCTTAGGCCTTAATCCGGAAAATTCAAGACCCGAATGGATGGTTCTCACGGTTTTGCCCGTTCCTCCAGTTAGTGTAAGGCCTTCAATAACACTTGAGAGTGGTATAAGAGCTGAAGATGACCTTACTCATAAGCTTGTAGATATCATAAGAATTAATGCACGTTTGAAGCAAAACATCGAAGCTGGAGCTCCACAACTTATTATCGAAGATCTTTGGGATCTCCTTCAATATCACGTTACCACATACTTCGACAATGAGACTTCAGGTATTCCTCCAGCAAAGCACAAGAGTGGAAGGCCACTTAAAACCCTTGCCCAAAGACTTAAGGGTAAAGAGGGTAGATTCAGGAAAAACCTTAGTGGTAAACGTGTTAATTTCTCGGCCCGTACGGTAATTAGTCCTGACCCCATGATAAGCATAAATGAAGTAGGTGTTCCATTAATCGTTGCAATGGAACTTACAGTTCCAGAGAAAGTGACTGACTTCAATCTTGAAAAGCTCAGAAAAATGATCCTTAATGGTCCAGAAAAGTATCCAGGAGCTAATTATGTTATAGATCCACAAGGTAGAAGAATTCGTCTTATGGAGAGCAATCTAGAGACAATAGCTGACATGATTGACATTGGGTGGACAGTTGAAAGGCACCTTATGAATGGAGATGTTGTATTATTTAACAGACAACCATCTCTTCACAGAATGAGTATTATGGCTCATAGAGTTAGAGTAATGCCATATAAAACATTTAGGCTTAATTTGGCAGTTTGCCCGCCATATAACGCTGACTTTGATGGGGACGAAATGAATCTTCACGTTCCACAAACAGAAGAAGCTCAGGCAGAAGCCAGAATTTTAATGGAAGTCCAAAACCACATCTTATCTCCGAGATATGGTGGACCAATTATTGGTGGAATTCAGGATCATATATCAGGAGGGTACCTCCTGACTAGAGAGGGGGCATACTTCACCAAATATGAAGTGGAGCATATGTTAATGTTTGCAGGGGTTGAAGTAAAAGAACTTCCAAAGCCAGATAAAGTTGAGAATGGCATTGAGTATTGGAGTGGAAAGACCGTATTCTCACTTCTACTTCCTGAAAACTTGACGATATGGTACAGGAACAAGCTATGTGATGATCCTTCCCAATGTGAGCCTATTGAAAAACTTATTGAGGAGAAGCTAATCCCAAGTGAGAAAGAAGTTAAAAAAGTGGCCACAGATGGCTTTGTTTATATTTTAAAAGGTAAGTTATTAAGTGGTGCAATAGACAAAAAAGCTTACGGTAGAGAAGATGGGGAGCTACTTAATATTATAGTTAGAGAGTATGGTGTAGAAAGGGCCAGACAATTCCTTGATCAAGTAACAAAACTAGCAATATGGGTAATCACCCATAAGGGATTCACCACTGGAATAGATGATGAAGATCTTCCGGGCGAGGCCAAGGCTAGAATTAAAGAAATAATAATGGAAGCAGAGGGTAAAGTGCAAAGACTGATAGAAGCATATAAAAACGGAGAGCTGGAACCCCTGCCTGGTAAGACTTTGGAAGAAACTCTCGAAAGCAGAATAATGGCTGTTCTATCTGAAGCGAGAGATAATGCTGGTAAAGTTGCTGAGAGATATTTGGGTATGAACAACCATACAGTAATCATGGCCAAAACCGGGGCAAGAGGTAAAATCCTTAACATTACTCAAATGGCAGCCATACTTGGACAGCAGTCTATTAGAGGTAAGAGACTTTATAGAGGTTACAGGAGCAGGGTATTGAGTCACTTCAAAGCTGGTGACCTTGGTGCAAGGGCAAAAGGTTTCATCGTTAACTCATATAAGAGCGGTCTAACACCCCAAGAATACTTCTTCCATGCAATGGGTGGTAGAGAAGGTCTCGTTGATACTGCAGTTAGAACGGCTCAAAGCGGTTATATGCAGCGTAGACTTATAAATGCTCTACAAGACCTCAAAGTAGATTATGATGGAACTGTGAGAGATCCAACAGGAATTGTAGTTCAGTTCAGGTATGGTGAAGATGGTGTAGACCCAATGAAGAGTTGGGGTGGAAGAACGGTAAATATTGATAGAATTGTGACAAGAACATTGATAAAACTCAGGGAGAAGGGGTGA